AAGCAGCCGAAGACAACCTTGAGAAATCGTGGGAAGAGCTTATAGCACATAAGATCGATCAAAACGATGTGTTGGTTGGTATTGCAGCTTCGGGCACCACTCCTTATGTGATAGGGGCGTTACGCCACGCACGTGAAAAGGGTATCCTTACGGCAGCCATCTGCTGTAATCCCGATTCTCCCGTAGCAGCTGAAGCGGAGATTAAGATAGAACCCATTGTCGGGCCGGAATATGTGACCGGCAGTACCCGTATGAAGGCGGGAACAGCCCAGAAGATGGTACTCAATATGATCACGACAAGCACCATGATCAAGCTTGGGAGGGTAAAAGGCAACCGTATGGTAAATATGCAACTCACTAACCAAAAGTTGGTGGACAGAGGCACACGTATGATCGTCGATGAACTGGGACTCCCATACGAACAGGCAAAAAACCTGTTACTGCTCCACGGATCAGTCAAGAATGCCGTCAATAGTTATCACTCTAAGAAGGAATAGAATTGTACAATATGGCAATCATCATTTACACCGATCATCCCGATCTTTTACTGGACAAGATCTATGAGGCAATAGAAAACAAAAAAGCGGATAAATGGGTAGCGACTGCAGACGGTTATCTTACCTACGGATCACTTCTATGGAAAAATGAAGCTTTTTTTAAGCCTGAGATCTGGGTAGATGACAAACAACTCCGTTTCGGATTGATAAAACGAAAGGACAGAAAACATATCTCGACAAAACTCTATACAGCTTTTCATACGAAACTGGTTGAGTTGCTGCTCTCCCGTTTCGACCGGAATTTCCGGAATGTAACGGCTACAGCCGCACGCACAGAACCCGACCGGTTCTGATTTTACACGATTCTCTTAAAAAAACACATTGGCTGTTTTTATTCTCTTAAGAAACAAAAGTTTCAACGCATTTTTTGAACGGAGAAAAACGTTCTGGAATGCTTTATTCCAAGTTCCTATTGCTAACTTCTTAGTTCTTAGTTTCAACTTCTAAACTTTCAGTTATGATCCGAATTCCAACTCTATTCCTGCTTATCGCTTTATTTTCCTCAGCGGTGGCACAAGACACACAATACAAAACTATTTCCGACATACCCTATTATGCGGAAGAAATGCGCCGGCAAGACAGCTATATTGGAGAGCGGTGCCTGCTCGATATTTACTATCCGGTAAATAAAAAAGA
This window of the Proteiniphilum saccharofermentans genome carries:
- the murQ gene encoding N-acetylmuramic acid 6-phosphate etherase: MSFTKITEQSSLYDNLEQKSVLEILTEINQEDQKVALAVQKTIPEIEKLVTGIVARMQRGGRLFYIGAGTSGRLGVLDASEIPPTFGMPDTYVIGLIAGGDVALRNPVEAAEDNLEKSWEELIAHKIDQNDVLVGIAASGTTPYVIGALRHAREKGILTAAICCNPDSPVAAEAEIKIEPIVGPEYVTGSTRMKAGTAQKMVLNMITTSTMIKLGRVKGNRMVNMQLTNQKLVDRGTRMIVDELGLPYEQAKNLLLLHGSVKNAVNSYHSKKE